A portion of the Adhaeribacter radiodurans genome contains these proteins:
- a CDS encoding glucoamylase family protein: MTYSRQPYLYLLFIITLISCKAKEEENVTPPVITPEIAPVTPDKEILDEVQQATLQYFWEYAHPVSAMARERTGSGDLVTSGGTGFGISALVVGVNRGWINRAEAVDRLTKMCEFLKNADRFHGAWSHWLDGNTGKAIAFSPNDNGGDLVETSFLINGLLTARTYFTGADAKETELRNKITQLWETVEWDWYASRGDNQLYWHWSPDYNWEMNMAIRGWNECLITYILALSSPTHAMSPAVYQNTFQASGFVNGQPLEGYLLPIGPSYGGPLFFAHYSFLGLDPRQMQDQYTFYWEQNVKHTLINRAYCLFAAPKNYGYHAGLWGLTASDDPDGYKAHQPMDDNGTVSPTAAISSMPYTPYYSMQVLRHLYTTLNKQLYGSYGFYDAYNKSRGWVAKDYLAIDQGPIVVMIENYRSGLLWSLFHQIPEVQNGLTKANIKQPNPETGFYLAIPEIRSGLYDLLKHPDQNKYPIDVSIKDAGGFTLTLEKENGSVTENIWQEEQKAPGLYPITFGENVPAGKYTLRLSSLAGENKLVVYLH, encoded by the coding sequence ATGACTTACTCCCGACAGCCTTATTTGTACTTGTTGTTCATTATTACTTTAATTTCCTGTAAGGCAAAGGAAGAAGAAAATGTAACTCCTCCGGTAATTACCCCAGAGATAGCCCCCGTTACACCTGATAAAGAAATACTGGATGAAGTACAACAAGCTACCCTGCAATATTTTTGGGAATATGCGCATCCGGTATCGGCTATGGCTCGGGAACGTACCGGTTCCGGCGATTTAGTTACCAGCGGTGGCACCGGTTTTGGTATTTCGGCTCTAGTTGTTGGTGTAAACCGCGGTTGGATTAACCGCGCCGAAGCCGTGGACCGCCTAACCAAAATGTGCGAATTTTTAAAAAATGCGGACCGGTTTCATGGAGCTTGGAGTCATTGGCTGGATGGGAATACCGGTAAAGCCATTGCTTTTAGCCCAAATGATAACGGAGGCGATTTGGTAGAAACTTCTTTTTTAATAAACGGCTTGTTAACTGCCCGAACGTACTTTACTGGCGCAGATGCCAAAGAAACAGAACTACGCAATAAGATTACCCAATTGTGGGAAACCGTTGAATGGGATTGGTACGCTTCTCGGGGCGATAATCAATTATACTGGCATTGGAGTCCGGATTATAATTGGGAAATGAATATGGCCATCCGGGGCTGGAACGAATGTTTGATTACCTACATTCTGGCTTTAAGTTCTCCCACGCATGCTATGTCGCCGGCAGTTTACCAAAATACTTTTCAAGCATCTGGTTTTGTAAATGGGCAGCCCTTAGAAGGATATTTGCTTCCTATAGGCCCTAGTTATGGTGGGCCTTTGTTTTTTGCCCATTATTCCTTTTTAGGATTAGACCCGCGCCAAATGCAGGATCAGTACACTTTTTACTGGGAACAAAATGTAAAACATACACTTATAAACCGGGCTTATTGTTTGTTTGCTGCTCCCAAAAATTACGGCTATCATGCTGGTTTATGGGGGCTAACGGCTTCTGATGATCCGGATGGGTACAAGGCGCATCAGCCGATGGATGATAATGGCACTGTTTCCCCAACGGCGGCAATTAGTTCTATGCCTTACACGCCTTATTATTCCATGCAGGTTTTGCGGCATTTATATACTACTTTAAATAAGCAGCTTTATGGCAGTTACGGCTTCTACGATGCTTACAACAAATCACGGGGTTGGGTCGCCAAAGATTATCTGGCCATCGATCAAGGGCCTATAGTGGTAATGATAGAAAATTACCGCAGCGGTTTACTTTGGAGTTTATTTCATCAAATACCTGAAGTACAAAATGGTTTAACAAAAGCCAACATAAAGCAACCAAATCCCGAAACCGGCTTTTATCTGGCTATTCCGGAAATCAGATCCGGTTTATATGACTTGTTAAAACATCCCGACCAGAATAAGTACCCGATAGATGTTTCGATAAAAGATGCTGGCGGTTTTACTTTAACTTTAGAAAAAGAAAATGGTTCGGTAACCGAAAATATCTGGCAAGAAGAACAAAAAGCTCCCGGTTTATACCCAATAACCTTCGGCGAAAATGTGCCGGCCGGTAAATATACCTTACGACTAAGCAGCTTGGCTGGCGAGAATAAGTTAGTCGTTTACCTGCACTAA
- a CDS encoding DUF7133 domain-containing protein has product MSYFLKIEKNRTPKSFLALIVAISLLGNGCSSGSKDSVTKSQSTPEPPFERVFVDKDPPVAPLSPEESMKKVQLPHGYRLELVASEPMVQEPVAMAWDGNGRLYVAEMNTYMKDALGTGEYERTSRIKRLEDTDGDGKMDKYTVFIDSLLLPRVVLPVGDQLLVQETNVQHIWSYRDTNNDGKADEKKIVFRNDVQDVRNLEHQNGGLLWNLDNWIYPTRDNLRYKYQNGKLIADTLVDNMIGQWGLTADNYGRLFYSEAGPGLPAVQIQQMPAYGSLNFKDQYTPEFAIPWPIIGTVDAQGGKEALRPEDNTLNHFTSGCGQSIFRGDRLPTDMQGDYFIPEPVGRVIKRGKVSNKEGKIHIKDAYEKKDWLASADMNFRPINTNTGPDGCFYIVDMYHGIIQESEWSGPGSYLGGVIAEKGLDKNRGMGRIYRVVHQDFKPDTNRPKMLNEPSSQLVKYLNHPNGWWRDNAQITLIARNDKSVVPALKKMTLAKEQPNHLARIHALWTLEGLNAIDKAKLFQALADEEPQVRKTAVWISENFLAKNDPEVIQKLSALKNDASADVRIQLALSLRTNKSESAQATVKDLIAANPNNELMQYSYTTFTESQKAIAAEKARSKNLSPEDQKLVATGSVIFKQLCSSCHGPDGKGRSLGGGQMPAPPLAGSPRVKGDKILLIQLLLNGLKGPVDGKTYPDIMPAMGHNDDEWIASVLSYVRNSGEIGNYASVVTAEEVKNVRANTPKIPEGMTLQLLEIFKLGRNENTNWAK; this is encoded by the coding sequence ATGTCCTACTTTTTAAAAATAGAAAAAAATAGAACGCCTAAATCCTTCTTGGCTTTAATTGTAGCTATTAGTCTTTTGGGAAATGGCTGTTCTTCGGGTAGTAAAGATTCGGTTACTAAAAGCCAATCAACGCCCGAGCCACCGTTTGAGCGCGTATTTGTGGATAAAGATCCTCCCGTAGCACCTTTGTCGCCGGAAGAAAGCATGAAAAAAGTGCAGCTACCACATGGTTATCGCCTGGAATTAGTAGCCAGTGAGCCCATGGTGCAGGAACCGGTAGCCATGGCCTGGGACGGAAACGGCCGTTTGTACGTAGCCGAAATGAATACGTACATGAAAGATGCACTAGGCACCGGGGAGTACGAACGCACCAGCCGCATCAAACGCCTGGAAGATACCGACGGTGACGGCAAAATGGATAAGTATACCGTGTTCATTGATAGTCTGCTTCTGCCTCGGGTAGTGCTACCAGTGGGTGATCAGTTGCTGGTGCAGGAAACCAACGTGCAGCATATCTGGAGTTACCGCGACACCAACAACGATGGCAAAGCCGATGAAAAGAAAATAGTTTTCCGGAACGATGTGCAAGACGTGCGCAACCTGGAGCACCAAAATGGCGGCCTGCTTTGGAACCTGGATAACTGGATTTACCCAACGCGCGACAATTTGCGTTACAAATACCAAAACGGTAAGCTAATCGCCGATACGCTGGTAGATAACATGATTGGTCAGTGGGGACTTACCGCCGATAATTACGGACGTTTGTTTTACTCCGAGGCTGGACCAGGTTTACCAGCGGTGCAAATCCAGCAAATGCCGGCTTATGGTTCCTTAAATTTTAAAGACCAATACACCCCCGAGTTTGCCATTCCGTGGCCGATTATTGGTACAGTGGACGCGCAAGGTGGCAAAGAAGCGTTGCGACCCGAAGATAATACGCTTAACCATTTTACCTCTGGTTGCGGCCAGTCTATTTTCCGGGGCGATCGCTTACCCACCGACATGCAGGGCGATTATTTTATTCCGGAACCGGTAGGCAGGGTAATTAAACGCGGGAAAGTTTCGAACAAAGAAGGTAAAATTCACATTAAAGATGCCTACGAAAAAAAGGATTGGCTGGCCTCCGCTGACATGAATTTCCGGCCAATTAATACCAACACCGGCCCAGACGGTTGTTTTTACATCGTAGATATGTACCACGGCATTATTCAGGAAAGCGAATGGTCGGGGCCAGGCTCTTACTTAGGCGGCGTAATTGCTGAAAAAGGTTTAGATAAAAACCGGGGTATGGGGCGCATTTACCGGGTAGTACATCAAGATTTTAAACCCGATACCAACCGGCCAAAAATGTTGAACGAGCCCAGCAGCCAACTGGTAAAATACTTAAATCACCCCAACGGTTGGTGGCGCGATAATGCTCAGATTACTTTAATTGCACGCAACGACAAATCGGTTGTGCCGGCTTTAAAGAAAATGACTCTGGCTAAAGAACAACCCAATCATCTGGCCCGCATTCATGCTTTATGGACTTTAGAAGGTTTAAATGCAATTGATAAAGCTAAGTTGTTTCAGGCCTTAGCCGACGAAGAACCACAGGTAAGAAAAACTGCCGTTTGGATTAGCGAAAATTTTCTGGCGAAAAACGATCCGGAAGTTATTCAGAAGTTAAGCGCCTTAAAAAATGACGCGAGCGCCGATGTTCGGATTCAACTGGCCTTATCGCTCCGGACAAATAAAAGTGAATCAGCCCAAGCCACTGTTAAAGATTTGATTGCGGCCAACCCCAACAACGAACTCATGCAGTATTCTTACACTACTTTTACGGAGTCGCAAAAAGCCATTGCTGCTGAAAAAGCCCGGTCTAAAAATTTGAGCCCGGAAGATCAAAAATTGGTAGCGACAGGATCCGTTATTTTTAAACAACTTTGCTCCAGTTGTCACGGGCCGGATGGTAAAGGCCGTTCTTTGGGTGGTGGCCAAATGCCCGCTCCGCCGTTGGCCGGTTCGCCTCGGGTAAAAGGCGATAAAATTTTGTTGATTCAATTGTTGTTAAACGGGTTAAAAGGTCCGGTTGACGGAAAAACGTATCCTGATATCATGCCGGCTATGGGCCACAACGACGACGAATGGATCGCCTCTGTGTTGAGCTACGTGCGAAACAGTGGCGAAATCGGCAATTATGCCTCCGTAGTAACCGCCGAAGAAGTTAAAAATGTACGCGCCAACACGCCAAAAATTCCCGAAGGAATGACCCTGCAACTGCTCGAAATCTTTAAACTTGGTCGTAACGAAAATACCAATTGGGCGAAGTAG
- a CDS encoding glucoamylase family protein: MKNVFILICFLTMPGLLLAQKNKSKNTANIFDSSRPKNLSDEQLLELVQKQTFAYFWDFAHPVSGMARERSNKSFDYGDEVVTTGGTGFGLMAIIVAAERGWITRQQAAERTLKIVNFLWKADQFHGVYPHWLDGATGKVIRFSQKDDGGDLVETSFLFQGLICARQYFTHDNPTESQLRNKILWMWEGVEWNWHTQGGQNVLYWHWSPNQGWSMNHQIRGWNECLITYVLAASSPKYAIDPKVYHQGWTSSNFFRNDREFLGIKLPLGFDYGGPLFFSHYSFLGLNPKGLKDQYADYWQQNLNHTLINRAYCLQNPKKFKGYGPNSWGLTASDNHQGYGAHSPTEDLGVITPTASLSAFPYTPEYSMQALKHFYNDLGDKIWSKYGFVDAFNETENWYAKSHLAIDQGPIIVMIENHRTGLIWKLFMSSPDVQKGLKNLGFQSPELK, encoded by the coding sequence ATGAAAAACGTATTCATTCTAATCTGCTTTTTAACAATGCCGGGTTTGCTCTTAGCGCAAAAGAATAAATCTAAAAATACAGCCAATATTTTTGACAGCTCCCGACCAAAAAACCTCTCGGATGAGCAATTACTGGAGTTGGTACAAAAACAAACTTTTGCTTATTTCTGGGATTTTGCCCACCCGGTAAGCGGCATGGCCCGCGAACGCAGCAACAAGTCTTTTGACTACGGCGACGAAGTAGTAACCACCGGCGGCACCGGCTTTGGTTTAATGGCGATTATTGTGGCTGCCGAAAGGGGCTGGATTACCCGCCAGCAAGCCGCCGAACGTACCTTAAAAATAGTAAATTTTCTCTGGAAAGCCGACCAGTTTCACGGGGTGTATCCGCATTGGCTGGATGGGGCAACCGGCAAAGTAATCCGGTTTAGCCAGAAAGACGATGGCGGCGATTTAGTAGAAACATCGTTTTTATTTCAGGGCCTGATTTGTGCCCGTCAATACTTTACTCATGACAACCCTACCGAAAGCCAACTCCGCAATAAAATTCTCTGGATGTGGGAAGGCGTAGAGTGGAACTGGCACACGCAAGGCGGGCAAAATGTGTTGTATTGGCATTGGAGCCCCAACCAGGGCTGGAGCATGAACCATCAAATCCGGGGTTGGAACGAGTGTTTGATTACCTACGTGCTTGCCGCATCTTCCCCAAAATATGCCATCGACCCGAAAGTGTACCACCAAGGCTGGACAAGTAGTAATTTTTTTCGCAACGATCGGGAGTTTCTAGGTATAAAGCTGCCGCTCGGCTTTGATTACGGTGGGCCATTATTCTTTTCACATTATTCTTTTCTGGGTCTCAATCCCAAAGGTTTAAAAGACCAATACGCCGATTACTGGCAGCAAAACTTAAATCATACGTTAATTAACCGGGCGTATTGCCTCCAAAACCCGAAAAAGTTTAAAGGCTACGGTCCCAACAGTTGGGGTTTAACCGCCAGCGACAACCACCAAGGCTACGGCGCCCATTCACCTACCGAGGATTTAGGCGTAATTACACCAACTGCTTCCCTTTCTGCTTTCCCGTACACGCCGGAGTATTCCATGCAGGCGCTCAAACATTTTTACAACGATTTAGGCGATAAAATCTGGAGTAAATACGGCTTTGTGGATGCCTTTAACGAAACCGAAAACTGGTACGCTAAATCGCACTTAGCCATTGACCAGGGACCGATTATTGTGATGATTGAAAACCACCGTACCGGTCTAATCTGGAAATTATTCATGAGTTCGCCGGATGTGCAAAAAGGCCTGAAAAATTTAGGTTTTCAAAGTCCGGAGTTGAAGTAG
- a CDS encoding RagB/SusD family nutrient uptake outer membrane protein yields the protein MKNIFYKTISRILIGFSILALGGLYSCKEEFLDVDPQGKPEESEFFVNQEQAVMGVNSIYAQLRAWPVAAFAHLALTTIASDDAEKGSTPGDASFMNDFDNFTFTSTQFTLNDYWSGQYAGINLSNQVLTRVPAITMDESLKARLLAEAKFLRAYYYFNLVRAFGGVPLVTKIPETPEELNPARATAEEVYALIISDLTDASSVLPVSYDAANVGRATKGAALGMLAKVKMYQKAWPEVLSLTEQVMALPYSLTPDYYQIFRFAGENNAESIFEVQAEVIPGNCDASNSQWAEVQGARPQFGWGFSIPTTDLDNAFEAGDVRKDATILYRGEVTPEGDKISETADNPRYNQKAYVPGSVAKECGYAKGQNIRIMRLTEVLLMHAEAANELGQTDKALSSLNRVRERAKLDPITITDQAQLRNIIWHERRVEMALENGDRFFDLVRQGRAAEVFQALGKNFTPGKNEVYAIPQNQIELSGGTLTQNPGY from the coding sequence ATGAAAAATATATTTTATAAAACAATATCTAGAATTCTGATTGGTTTTAGCATTCTGGCTTTGGGAGGATTATATTCCTGTAAAGAAGAATTCTTAGATGTAGACCCCCAGGGAAAGCCGGAAGAATCAGAATTTTTTGTTAATCAAGAGCAGGCTGTAATGGGAGTAAATTCCATTTATGCTCAACTACGGGCCTGGCCGGTTGCGGCCTTTGCTCACCTGGCGCTAACCACTATTGCCTCCGACGATGCGGAAAAAGGCAGTACGCCGGGGGATGCTTCCTTTATGAATGATTTTGATAATTTTACGTTTACTTCCACGCAATTTACTTTAAATGATTACTGGAGTGGGCAGTATGCGGGCATAAACCTGAGCAACCAGGTGCTCACCCGAGTACCAGCCATTACCATGGATGAAAGCCTAAAAGCTCGCTTGCTGGCCGAAGCTAAATTCCTCCGGGCTTATTATTATTTTAACTTAGTCCGGGCTTTTGGCGGGGTTCCGCTGGTAACTAAAATTCCGGAAACTCCAGAAGAATTAAACCCTGCCCGGGCAACGGCCGAAGAGGTATACGCCTTAATTATAAGCGACCTGACCGATGCCTCCAGCGTTCTGCCAGTTAGTTACGATGCCGCTAATGTGGGCCGGGCTACCAAAGGAGCCGCTTTAGGCATGCTGGCCAAAGTAAAAATGTATCAAAAAGCCTGGCCCGAAGTTTTAAGCCTTACCGAGCAGGTAATGGCTTTACCTTATTCTTTAACCCCAGATTATTATCAGATTTTCCGGTTTGCGGGCGAGAACAATGCCGAGTCTATATTTGAAGTTCAGGCCGAGGTAATACCCGGCAATTGCGATGCTTCTAACAGTCAATGGGCTGAAGTTCAGGGAGCACGGCCGCAGTTTGGTTGGGGCTTTAGTATTCCTACTACTGATTTAGACAATGCCTTTGAAGCTGGGGATGTGCGGAAAGATGCTACCATCCTGTACCGCGGGGAAGTAACACCGGAAGGTGATAAAATTAGTGAAACAGCCGATAACCCGCGTTACAACCAGAAAGCCTACGTGCCCGGATCAGTAGCTAAGGAATGTGGTTATGCCAAAGGCCAGAATATCCGGATTATGCGTTTGACCGAAGTATTGTTAATGCACGCTGAAGCCGCGAACGAACTAGGCCAAACGGACAAAGCTCTTAGCTCTTTAAACCGGGTACGCGAACGCGCCAAGTTAGACCCAATAACAATAACCGATCAAGCCCAACTAAGAAACATCATCTGGCACGAACGGCGGGTAGAGATGGCTTTGGAAAATGGAGATCGTTTCTTTGATTTAGTACGGCAAGGCCGGGCTGCTGAGGTATTTCAGGCACTAGGCAAAAACTTTACTCCCGGTAAAAACGAAGTTTATGCTATCCCACAAAATCAAATTGAATTAAGTGGCGGTACTCTTACCCAAAATCCGGGTTACTAG
- a CDS encoding SusC/RagA family TonB-linked outer membrane protein yields MKKHFLLLLCLFSVRLLYAQDAVPITGRVTDAKTGEALIAVSVLIKGTTNGAQTDVEGNFTVNAPANATLVFSYIGYQSQEVPVNNRTSINVQLATDATQLNEVVVVGYGTQQKRDVTGSITSVKGDELVKQSSQNPVSSIQGRVAGVQITNTGTPGASPQVRIRGVGSAQGGVEPLYVVDGTFVPDLSFLNPADIESMEVLKDASSASIYGVRAANGVVLVTTRKGKAGAPRINYNGFAGIQKVTNRLEMANAQEYATLVNEKFEAIEEPRRLPLNSPSTDWYDQVLRTAQIHNHQLSMSGGTERITYNFSGSYLNQQGIVKKNDFERITARLQTDFKVTNNIKVGYNAIFSNIKTDTIPSGVLYQSYVAPSILPVREANGRYGDPANINLGNFSNPKASLDWFNQVNRSQRLTGNVFGELTFLKDFTFRTSLGINYLVSDYRNYRSRDSLTSIQFAERSLLTKGNYKGNSWLWENTLTYNKEIGANRFTVLLGISSQRDRWEEIIGTINDVPNNSEASYYFGLGDQETARIQNNGDLYTFASYFGRINYAFKDKYLVTTSLRYDGSSKFPSDNRFDIFPSIGLGWMVTEEPFMKNQTAINNLKVRASWGKLGNSNIPSNVFNQTANLAPGYIAFFGGIPYTGGNFDQAVPPTLLWEVVKETDLGFEMVTLNNRLTIEADWYDKRTEDAIFRVPFLSSSGLGGSINGNFASFKNTGVEFAANWNTEATSNFRYNVGFNVAYNRNEVTNIDTFIPQYGGSGGVAGNLTTISRLGDPIGSFYGFVVDGVYQTEQEVTGSAQPAAKPGDFRYRDLNNDNVIDNRDRTIIGNPNPRFIYGINSGFNFYNFDLQLDIQGVAGVEIYNANKGNRFGNENYTKDFFDNRWHGAGTSNSYPSADLSGINLDPNSWYIENGDYIRIRNLQVGYTLPTTLTGKWKIQSIRFYANAQNPVTLFKYNGFTPEVGGPPTNAGIDLNVYPLSATYNFGVNVNF; encoded by the coding sequence ATGAAAAAACATTTTTTACTGTTATTGTGTCTGTTTAGTGTGCGTTTGCTGTACGCCCAGGATGCGGTGCCCATTACAGGTAGGGTTACCGATGCCAAAACCGGTGAAGCCTTAATTGCGGTAAGCGTACTTATTAAAGGCACTACAAATGGTGCCCAAACAGATGTTGAGGGCAATTTTACCGTAAATGCTCCCGCAAATGCCACTCTCGTTTTTAGCTACATTGGTTACCAGTCACAAGAAGTGCCGGTAAATAATCGCACTTCCATTAATGTTCAATTAGCTACCGATGCTACACAGTTAAACGAAGTAGTGGTAGTGGGTTATGGTACCCAGCAAAAGCGCGACGTAACCGGTTCTATTACCTCTGTTAAAGGCGACGAATTAGTAAAACAATCTTCCCAGAACCCGGTAAGTTCTATTCAGGGTAGAGTTGCCGGCGTGCAGATTACTAATACCGGTACTCCGGGTGCTTCGCCGCAGGTTCGGATACGGGGGGTTGGTTCCGCGCAAGGTGGGGTAGAGCCTTTGTATGTGGTAGACGGCACTTTTGTGCCGGATCTGAGTTTCTTGAACCCAGCCGATATTGAGTCGATGGAGGTTTTAAAAGATGCGTCCAGTGCTTCTATTTACGGGGTAAGGGCCGCGAATGGTGTTGTATTAGTTACTACCCGGAAAGGAAAAGCAGGAGCCCCCCGAATAAATTACAACGGTTTTGCGGGTATCCAAAAAGTTACTAACCGGTTAGAAATGGCCAATGCTCAGGAATACGCCACGTTAGTAAACGAGAAATTCGAAGCAATTGAAGAGCCCAGAAGACTTCCTTTAAATTCCCCCTCAACGGATTGGTACGACCAGGTTTTACGTACCGCTCAAATTCATAACCATCAGTTGAGTATGTCTGGCGGAACAGAACGGATTACTTATAATTTTAGTGGTAGCTACCTGAACCAACAAGGTATTGTAAAAAAGAACGATTTTGAACGGATAACCGCCCGCTTGCAGACCGATTTTAAAGTAACTAACAACATTAAGGTAGGTTATAATGCCATATTCTCTAACATTAAAACCGATACTATCCCATCGGGCGTTTTGTATCAGTCGTATGTTGCTCCTTCTATTTTACCGGTTAGAGAAGCAAATGGCCGCTACGGTGATCCGGCCAATATTAATTTAGGTAATTTTTCTAACCCGAAAGCCAGTTTAGATTGGTTTAACCAGGTAAATCGATCTCAAAGGTTAACTGGTAATGTTTTTGGCGAATTAACTTTTTTAAAAGATTTTACTTTTCGGACCAGTTTGGGTATCAATTATTTAGTAAGCGATTACCGGAATTACCGGTCGCGTGATTCTTTAACATCTATCCAATTTGCGGAAAGAAGCCTTTTAACTAAGGGCAATTACAAAGGCAACAGTTGGCTTTGGGAAAATACCTTAACGTATAATAAAGAGATTGGAGCAAACCGGTTTACCGTTTTATTAGGAATTTCATCGCAAAGAGATCGCTGGGAAGAAATTATAGGTACTATTAACGACGTACCTAATAATTCCGAAGCTTCTTATTATTTTGGATTAGGTGATCAGGAAACTGCCAGAATCCAGAATAATGGTGACTTGTATACTTTCGCTTCTTATTTCGGCCGGATTAATTATGCTTTTAAAGATAAATATTTAGTAACCACCAGCCTGCGCTACGATGGTTCTTCTAAATTTCCATCAGACAACCGGTTTGATATTTTTCCTTCCATTGGATTGGGCTGGATGGTAACCGAAGAGCCGTTTATGAAAAATCAAACGGCTATTAATAACCTGAAAGTGAGAGCTAGTTGGGGTAAATTAGGAAATAGTAATATTCCTTCTAATGTTTTTAACCAAACAGCTAATTTAGCTCCGGGTTATATAGCTTTCTTTGGGGGAATACCTTACACCGGCGGTAATTTTGATCAGGCCGTTCCACCTACCCTGCTGTGGGAAGTTGTAAAAGAAACCGATTTAGGTTTTGAAATGGTTACGCTCAATAACCGCTTAACAATAGAAGCAGATTGGTACGATAAAAGAACCGAAGATGCTATTTTCAGGGTGCCTTTTTTGAGTTCTTCCGGGTTAGGAGGTTCTATTAACGGAAACTTTGCCAGTTTTAAAAATACCGGGGTTGAATTTGCCGCTAATTGGAACACCGAAGCTACTTCCAACTTCCGCTATAACGTAGGCTTTAACGTAGCTTATAACCGAAACGAAGTTACTAATATAGATACTTTCATTCCCCAATACGGTGGTAGTGGCGGAGTTGCCGGTAATTTAACTACTATTTCCCGGTTAGGCGATCCCATTGGTTCTTTCTATGGGTTTGTGGTAGATGGTGTTTATCAGACCGAACAGGAAGTTACAGGTTCCGCTCAGCCCGCTGCTAAACCCGGCGATTTCAGATACCGCGATTTAAACAATGATAACGTAATTGATAACCGTGATAGAACCATTATCGGTAATCCTAACCCACGTTTTATTTACGGTATTAACTCGGGTTTTAATTTCTATAATTTCGATTTGCAATTAGATATTCAGGGCGTAGCCGGAGTAGAAATTTATAATGCCAATAAAGGAAACCGGTTTGGTAATGAGAATTATACCAAAGATTTCTTTGATAACCGCTGGCATGGAGCGGGTACCTCCAATTCCTATCCTTCGGCTGATTTAAGTGGCATTAATTTAGACCCGAATAGTTGGTACATAGAAAATGGAGATTACATCCGGATCCGGAATTTACAAGTTGGTTACACGCTGCCTACTACTCTTACCGGAAAATGGAAGATACAATCTATTCGATTTTATGCGAATGCCCAAAATCCAGTAACCCTCTTTAAGTATAACGGCTTTACCCCCGAAGTAGGTGGACCGCCAACCAATGCCGGGATAGATTTAAATGTTTATCCTCTTTCGGCAACATATAACTTCGGTGTCAACGTTAATTTTTAA